A single window of Aspergillus puulaauensis MK2 DNA, chromosome 5, nearly complete sequence DNA harbors:
- a CDS encoding fatty acid desaturase (COG:I;~EggNog:ENOG410PK9C;~InterPro:IPR005804;~PFAM:PF00487;~TransMembrane:4 (i116-136o142-162i231-251o271-294i);~go_process: GO:0006629 - lipid metabolic process [Evidence IEA]), translating into MDPSNFIDPNLTEPDLLVLKNLLHDAEPAKPEKKDSALGARNRTKKPTQNGASQNSDEDTIQKLKALNNAQDAEFEPTVFVTWDVKDLEKLPKVVKSILQTYVKVARQLVRVETDVVMLTHLILYFTTSVPSAILLFRNFHWAHGVAHWIMQTYFVGTYTLMMHQHIHMGGILKKSLWWFDGVFPYITNPLMGHTWNSYYYHHVKHHHVEGNGPDDLSSTIRYQRDELGDFLCYVGRFFFFIWLELPLYFFRKGKTVMAAKAAFWELGNYLALYVLWNYVNWRATLFVFMLPLLQLRVGLMVGNWGQHAFVDEVDPNSDFRSSITLIDVPSNRFCYNDGYHTSHHLNPLRHWRDHPVSLLQQKDRYAEEHALVFRNIDYIMITIQLMRKDYKYLAKCLVPMGDQVGMTLDEKAEMLRTKTKRFSDMDVKSKF; encoded by the exons ATGGATCCCTCGAATTTTATAGACCCGAACCTAACCGAGCCGGATTTATTGGTTCTAAAGAATCTCCTGCACGATGCCGAGCCCGCTAAGCCGGAGAAAAAGGATTCCGCCTTGGGTGCGCGGAACCGGACAAAAAAGC CTACACAAAATGGGGCCAGCCAAAATTCCGATGAAGACACAATACAGAAACTGAAGGCTCTCAATAATGCTCAGGATGCTGAGTTTGAGCCCACCGTCTTCGTGACGTGGGATGTGAAAGACCTTGAAAAGCTGCCCAAAGTAGTTAAATCGATCCTGCAGACCTATGTGAAGGTCGCAAGGCAGCTCGTTCGTGTTGAGACAGACGTGGTAATGCTCACACATTTAATTCTCTATTTCACGACATCTGTCCCGAGTGcaattcttctttttcgaAACTTCCACTGGGCTCACGGTGTCGCCCACTGGATCATGCAGACCTACTTTGTGGGGACTTATACACTTATGATGCACCAGCATATCCATATGGGGGGGATTTTAAAGAAGAGCCTCTGGTGGTTCGACGGGGTTTTCCCGTATATCACAAACCCGTTGATGGGACATACCTGGAACTCCTATTACTATCACCACGTCAAGCACCACCACGTTGAAGGGAACGGGCCCGATGATCTTTCCTCGACGATCCGATATCAACGAGACGAGCTCGGCGATTTTCTGTGCTACGTCggtcgcttcttctttttcatttGGCTGGAGCTACCGCTTTACTTCTTCCGGAAAGGGAAAACGGTTATGGCTGCCAAGGCCGCGTTCTGGGAGTTGGGCAACTACCTTGCCCTTTATGTCCTCTGGAACTACGTTAACTGGAGGGCTACACTGTTTGTTTTCATGTTGCCACTCTTGCAGCTGCGCGTGGGCTTGATGGTCGGGAACTGGGGCCAGCATGCCTttgttgacgaggtcgaCCCGAACTCGGACTTTCGCTCAAGCATTACCCTGATAGATGTACCG AGCAACCGCTTCTGCTACAACGACGGCTACCACACGTCGCACCACTTGAACCCGCTGCGACACTGGCGTGACCATCCTGTTTCACTTCTCCAGCAGAAGGATCGCTACGCGGAGGAACATGCACTCGTGTTTCGTAATATCGACTATATCATGATCACGATTCAGTTGATGCGGAAGGACTATAAGTACCTTGCCAAATGCTTGGTTCCGATGGGGGATCAGGTCGGTATGACtttggatgagaaggcggagatgttgaggACGAAAACGAAGAGATTTAGCGACATGGATGTGAAATCTAAGTTCTAG
- a CDS encoding dihydroorotase (BUSCO:EOG092649QJ;~COG:F;~EggNog:ENOG410PGPI;~InterPro:IPR004721,IPR006680,IPR002195,IPR032466;~MEROPS:MER0061068;~PFAM:PF01979;~go_function: GO:0004151 - dihydroorotase activity [Evidence IEA];~go_function: GO:0016787 - hydrolase activity [Evidence IEA];~go_function: GO:0016812 - hydrolase activity, acting on carbon-nitrogen (but not peptide) bonds, in cyclic amides [Evidence IEA];~go_process: GO:0019856 - pyrimidine nucleobase biosynthetic process [Evidence IEA]) produces MPLSNLQGVKLPASADFHVHLRDGDMMELVTPTIRQGGVNTVFVMPNLVPPITTVDRALEYKQRLQAIEPNVNFLMSLYLHETITPETIIDAKKRGITGVKSYPAGVTTNSSAGVVDYAQFYPVFAEMERQGIILNLHGEVPSQGDVTVLSAEERFLPTLLQLHEKFPKLRIILEHCTTAAAVEAVKKCGPTVAGTITAHHLSIIIDSWAGDPFCFCKPVAKTPADRDALLRAAASGNPKFFFGSDSAPHPAASKRGGEKIAAGVFTQPYTTQLVVDAFEQACQNGVLKEQDITPEIVQGFMSKYGRAFYGLESEQKEFITLEKKDEKVVNILKSDKVDVVPFRRDQQTWSVTWSA; encoded by the exons ATGCCTCTCTCAAACCTGCAGGGGGTCAAGCTCCCCGCTTCGGCCGACTTCCACG TCCATCTTCGCGATGGCGACATGATGGAGCTGGTTACTCCCACCATCAGACAAGGTGGTGTCAACACTGTTTTTGTCATG CCCAATCTTGTACCGCCAATTACTACGGTTGACCGCGCGCTCGAGTACAAGCAGCGTTTACAGGCCATTGAGCCCAACGTAAATTTCCTCATGTCTCTTTACCTCCATGAGACTATTACGCCGGAAACCATCATCGATGCCAAGAAGCGTGGTATCACCGGCGTCAAGAGTTATCCGGCAGGTGTAACTACCAACTCCTCTGCTGGTGTCGTCGATTATGCGCAGTTCTATCCCGTGTTTGCGGAGATGGAACGTCAGGGAATAATCCTTAATCTGCATGGGGAGGTTCCCTCCCAAGGCGATGTGACCGTGCTGTCAGCGGAGGAGCGCTTCCTTCCCACCCTTTTGCAGCTGCACGAGAAGTTCCCCAAACTTCGGATTATCCTGGAGCATTgtaccaccgccgccgcagtcgAAGCTGTCAAGAAATGCGGCCCGACTGTTGCAGGAACAA TAACTGCTCACCACCTGTCGATTATCATTGACTCCTGGGCTGGCGACcctttctgcttctgcaagCCTGTCGCCAAAACACCTGCCGATCGAGACGCCCTTCTGcgcgccgcagcctccgGCAACCCTAAGTTCTTTTTTGGCTCAGATAGCGCACCACACCCCGCAGCATCCaagcgaggaggagagaagataGCTGCCGGTGTGTTCACTCAGCCATATACGACTCAGCTCGTGGTCGACGCCTTCGAGCAGGCCTGCCAAAATGGTGTCTTGAAAGAGCAAGATATCACGCCCGAGATTGTCCAAGGTTTCATGAGCAAATATGGCCGCGCATTCTATGGCCTCGAGAGTGAGCAAAAGGAGTTCATCACcctggaaaagaaagacgagAAGGTCGTAAACATCCTAAAATCGGACAAGGTGGATGTTGTCCCCTTTAGAAGGGATCAGCAGA